A part of Cryptosporangium minutisporangium genomic DNA contains:
- a CDS encoding YccF domain-containing protein has translation MPLIRLVLNVLWLVLAGFWLAVGYAIAGLICFLLIVTIPFGVASFRIAGYVLWPFGREMIRKPGAGAGAALLNVIWFVVAGWWLALGHLFTAAALAVTVIGLPLAWANLKLIPMSLVPFGREVVDSDRLIAVPVLQPQH, from the coding sequence ATGCCCCTCATACGGCTGGTACTCAACGTCCTGTGGCTGGTCCTCGCCGGCTTTTGGCTGGCAGTGGGCTACGCCATCGCCGGTTTGATCTGCTTCCTGCTCATCGTGACGATCCCGTTCGGGGTCGCGTCCTTCCGCATCGCCGGTTATGTGCTCTGGCCGTTCGGCCGGGAGATGATCCGTAAGCCCGGCGCGGGAGCCGGTGCAGCATTACTCAACGTGATCTGGTTCGTCGTCGCCGGGTGGTGGCTGGCGCTGGGTCACCTCTTCACCGCGGCGGCGCTCGCGGTGACCGTCATCGGGCTGCCGTTGGCGTGGGCCAACCTGAAGCTGATCCCGATGTCACTGGTGCCGTTCGGTCGCGAGGTGGTCGACAGCGACCGGCTGATCGCGGTGCCCGTGCTGCAGCCGCAGCACTGA